The Niastella koreensis GR20-10 genome includes a window with the following:
- a CDS encoding YpdA family putative bacillithiol disulfide reductase → MSSTNQFDIIIVGGGPIGLACALEAKKAGLHYCILEKGCLTNSLYNYPINMTFFSTSEKLEIGGIPFVSNNIKPTRPEALEYYRRVATSNKVTIHLQEEVKLISPLDGKYQVITSKQTYLAKFVVIATGFYDIPNTMNIPGEDLPKVVHYYKDPHFYAMQKVVVVGANNSAVDAALETYRKGATVSMVIREEGIGKRVKYWVKPDIENRIKEGSITAYTHSTLMAIREKEVDILTPEGIVTIENDYVIAMTGYQPNFNLLQDTGILLSNDEVLQPAYDPETMETNLPNIYLAGVVCGGMNTHVWFIENSRIHAEMIMKAVKKKA, encoded by the coding sequence ATGAGCTCAACCAATCAATTCGACATTATCATCGTCGGCGGCGGCCCCATCGGTTTGGCCTGTGCCCTGGAAGCAAAAAAAGCCGGTTTGCACTATTGTATCCTGGAAAAAGGCTGTCTTACTAATTCATTATATAACTACCCCATAAATATGACCTTTTTTTCTACTTCAGAAAAACTGGAAATAGGCGGGATCCCTTTTGTAAGTAATAATATCAAACCTACCCGGCCCGAGGCACTGGAATATTATCGCCGGGTAGCCACCAGCAATAAGGTCACCATTCACCTGCAGGAAGAAGTAAAACTCATTTCTCCGCTCGATGGTAAATACCAGGTCATCACCTCCAAACAAACCTATCTCGCAAAGTTTGTGGTGATCGCCACCGGTTTTTATGATATCCCCAACACCATGAATATTCCGGGTGAGGACCTGCCTAAAGTGGTTCACTATTATAAAGACCCGCATTTTTATGCCATGCAAAAAGTAGTAGTGGTGGGCGCCAATAATTCGGCGGTTGATGCCGCGCTGGAAACCTACCGCAAAGGCGCCACTGTAAGCATGGTCATTCGCGAAGAAGGGATTGGCAAACGAGTAAAATACTGGGTAAAACCCGATATCGAGAACCGCATCAAGGAAGGCAGCATTACGGCATATACCCATTCCACGTTGATGGCCATTCGAGAAAAGGAAGTGGACATTCTTACACCTGAGGGCATAGTTACCATTGAGAACGATTACGTGATTGCCATGACGGGTTACCAACCTAATTTCAATCTTTTACAGGATACGGGCATCCTGCTATCGAATGATGAGGTACTGCAACCGGCCTATGATCCCGAAACCATGGAAACCAACTTACCCAATATTTACCTGGCCGGCGTGGTATGCGGAGGGATGAATACCCATGTGTGGTTTATTGAGAACAGCAGAATACATGCGGAAATGATTATGAAGGCGGTGAAGAAGAAGGCGTAG
- a CDS encoding OmpA family protein, with protein sequence MKQILQFVPVISVLLLAGINGRSQNLIANGSFEDANLCTEFHKYCAPEAWIATSHEANYYYSDMKVAYDGYRYVGLTAGSVNKKGARNFIRTQLICGLRKGSQYNVDFYVSATNKVLDSIGIYFSPEDFLYEQRSYRDIQPVYWYVRSGAALSQPPNKWQKVHYVYTATGNEAYLTIGLFKRTDYSGVFKPDFQDEYLFLLDKVSVTPVNPNEKICTEAEQETGEIYAQDDRHERLDKTISAHLKKPPVPRPKLGLTRTPYVQHIDTLIIPDIYFVSASYELSKKSFDLLDSFAHKITGSMDSVVVKGHTDSIGNLQYNQELSQSRAVSVKQYLMTKLPSLGVPFIARGYAFLEPIASNKTSSGRKKNRRVEIFVYRRE encoded by the coding sequence ATGAAACAAATATTGCAATTCGTTCCTGTTATTTCCGTACTGCTGCTGGCAGGTATAAACGGGCGTTCCCAGAACCTGATTGCCAATGGCAGCTTTGAAGATGCCAACCTCTGCACCGAGTTTCATAAGTATTGCGCCCCCGAAGCCTGGATCGCCACCTCGCATGAAGCCAATTATTATTACAGTGATATGAAGGTTGCCTATGATGGGTATCGGTATGTTGGGCTCACTGCAGGAAGTGTAAATAAGAAGGGGGCGCGCAATTTCATCAGGACCCAGTTGATATGCGGGCTACGAAAAGGGAGCCAGTATAATGTGGATTTTTATGTAAGCGCCACCAATAAAGTGCTCGACAGTATAGGGATCTATTTTTCACCCGAAGACTTCTTATACGAACAACGCAGTTATCGCGACATTCAACCTGTTTACTGGTATGTAAGAAGCGGCGCGGCGCTGTCGCAGCCCCCGAATAAATGGCAAAAGGTGCATTATGTATATACTGCTACGGGCAATGAAGCCTATCTTACCATCGGGCTTTTTAAAAGAACCGATTATTCCGGTGTTTTTAAACCCGATTTCCAGGATGAATATTTATTCCTGCTCGATAAAGTATCGGTGACGCCGGTAAACCCTAATGAAAAAATATGTACAGAAGCAGAACAGGAAACGGGGGAGATCTATGCGCAGGACGACCGGCATGAGCGGTTAGATAAAACCATCAGCGCGCATTTAAAAAAGCCACCGGTACCACGGCCCAAATTAGGGCTTACCCGTACACCCTATGTACAGCACATTGACACGTTGATAATCCCGGATATTTATTTTGTATCGGCCAGCTATGAATTATCGAAGAAAAGCTTTGACCTGCTCGATAGCTTTGCACATAAAATAACCGGATCTATGGATTCGGTTGTTGTAAAAGGCCATACCGATAGTATCGGCAACCTGCAATACAACCAGGAGCTGTCGCAGAGCCGGGCCGTATCGGTAAAACAATACCTCATGACAAAACTCCCTTCCCTGGGCGTACCCTTTATTGCAAGGGGCTATGCTTTTTTAGAACCCATAGCCAGCAATAAAACCTCTTCTGGCAGGAAGAAGAACAGGAGGGTGGAGATATTTGTTTATAGGAGAGAATAG
- a CDS encoding T9SS type A sorting domain-containing protein, with amino-acid sequence MKKIYSLVMMTIIAMTVNAQLVFNENFSGYTVNANLSGQNSWSNGGTTGTDVRVLNTTPLVYSGYQSGSEYVQTTTGSGTAPRKTFISAATLPTNTTGVIYMSFVVNVTSASTGNPGSGFQSVSLLTASGSTPARFYIDRNAGNTAVRFGVAVGSEAPAWTGGASTYSYNFNTTYLIVMQYNVANGNNNDDVYLWVNPSLSGVPNTASPDASHLSSNGEVSNGSTFTGLIFNQATSGGGYNTANAGFDAFRVSYGATPSIAWTNLAAASGSLPVTLTSFNADNDGVSTKLIWNVTQETNFASYVIEKSTDGRSFTAIGTVKATNQNTYSFTDGSNSDNNSYYRLKMVDIDGGFKYSYIVSIKSRLNANISLSPNPVKNNVMIQHPKVITEGHIQIFSSNGQLFKDVKLAPNAVITNIDMSGFTSGLYHIIFKSGSDMFNKTVIKQ; translated from the coding sequence ATGAAAAAGATCTACTCTTTAGTCATGATGACTATTATTGCCATGACTGTAAACGCTCAATTGGTATTTAATGAAAACTTTTCCGGCTATACAGTAAACGCCAATCTCTCTGGTCAAAACTCCTGGAGTAACGGTGGCACCACCGGCACAGATGTAAGAGTTTTAAACACCACTCCACTTGTTTATTCAGGTTATCAAAGTGGTAGTGAGTATGTGCAAACAACTACCGGAAGCGGCACAGCTCCCCGCAAAACTTTCATAAGCGCCGCCACCCTCCCTACCAATACTACCGGGGTTATTTATATGTCGTTTGTAGTGAACGTAACCTCCGCGTCAACCGGTAACCCCGGCAGTGGCTTTCAAAGTGTTTCATTGTTAACGGCGAGCGGCAGTACCCCTGCCAGGTTTTATATTGACAGAAACGCAGGCAATACTGCTGTACGGTTTGGAGTTGCCGTTGGTTCTGAAGCTCCGGCCTGGACTGGCGGCGCCAGCACTTATAGCTATAACTTCAATACCACTTACCTGATCGTAATGCAATACAATGTAGCAAATGGCAACAATAACGATGATGTTTACTTATGGGTAAATCCTTCGCTTTCCGGGGTACCCAACACAGCGTCACCAGATGCCTCTCATCTTAGCAGCAATGGAGAGGTGAGCAACGGCAGTACATTCACCGGGCTTATTTTCAACCAGGCCACCAGCGGTGGTGGCTATAATACCGCCAATGCGGGCTTTGATGCATTCCGTGTTTCTTATGGTGCTACTCCATCTATAGCCTGGACAAACCTGGCTGCTGCCAGCGGATCCCTGCCAGTTACACTCACCAGCTTTAATGCTGATAATGATGGCGTGAGCACTAAACTCATCTGGAACGTAACTCAGGAAACCAACTTCGCCAGCTATGTTATTGAAAAAAGCACTGATGGCAGATCGTTCACCGCTATCGGCACCGTAAAAGCTACCAATCAAAACACCTATAGTTTTACTGATGGCTCTAACAGTGATAACAACAGCTACTACCGGTTGAAAATGGTTGACATTGACGGTGGATTTAAATATAGTTACATCGTGAGCATTAAGAGCAGGCTGAATGCCAATATTTCCCTGTCGCCCAATCCGGTTAAGAACAATGTGATGATCCAGCACCCGAAAGTGATTACAGAAGGGCATATTCAAATCTTCAGCTCTAACGGACAATTATTCAAAGATGTTAAACTGGCGCCCAACGCAGTTATAACTAATATTGATATGAGCGGTTTCACAAGCGGCCTTTACCACATAATATTTAAGAGTGGTTCAGATATGTTTAATAAAACGGTAATTAAGCAGTAA
- the pepT gene encoding peptidase T, with translation MFTNYSFTTKDRFLRYVQIDTQSDPQSATCPSTEKQKDLSRLLVQELQAMGITDAQLDDNGYVYATIPANTTKQVPVICFCSHVDTAPDCTGKDVKPIVHANYNGGDIVLPDDPTQVISPADHPYLLKKKGDDIITASGTTLLGADDKAGVAVIMDMAHFFITNPTVKHGIIKILFTPDEEIGRGVDKADLKKLGAEFAYTLDAGERGAYEDETFSADGVTITFHGISAHPGYAKDKLVNAMKVAGAFLESLPKDTLSPETTEKRQGFVHPVRINGIAEKVTLEFIIRDFITAKLAEYENILKEKLAATLQRFPGAKADFDVREQYRNMKEVLVKYPQVSAYAKEAIARAGVPLLEMSARGGTDGSRLSFMGLPCPNIFTGEMAFHGKHEYVSVQDMQKSVETIVHLACIWEEKGR, from the coding sequence ATGTTTACCAATTATAGTTTTACCACAAAGGACAGGTTTTTGAGATATGTGCAGATTGATACGCAAAGTGATCCGCAATCCGCTACCTGCCCCAGCACCGAAAAACAAAAAGACCTCAGCCGTTTACTGGTGCAGGAGTTACAGGCCATGGGCATTACCGATGCACAGCTCGATGATAATGGTTATGTGTACGCCACCATACCTGCCAATACTACAAAACAGGTGCCCGTGATCTGTTTTTGTTCGCATGTTGATACGGCGCCTGATTGTACCGGAAAAGATGTAAAACCTATCGTGCACGCCAATTACAATGGTGGCGATATTGTATTGCCCGATGATCCCACGCAGGTGATCTCGCCGGCAGATCATCCCTATTTGCTGAAAAAGAAAGGGGACGACATCATCACTGCTTCCGGCACCACCTTGCTGGGCGCTGATGATAAAGCCGGGGTAGCCGTGATCATGGATATGGCGCATTTCTTTATCACGAACCCCACGGTAAAACACGGGATCATCAAAATACTGTTCACGCCCGATGAAGAAATTGGCCGTGGAGTTGATAAGGCTGATCTTAAAAAGCTGGGTGCTGAATTTGCCTATACCCTCGACGCAGGCGAACGTGGTGCGTATGAAGATGAAACTTTTTCTGCCGATGGCGTAACCATAACATTTCATGGCATCAGTGCGCACCCCGGTTATGCAAAAGACAAACTGGTGAACGCAATGAAGGTGGCCGGCGCCTTCCTGGAATCATTACCAAAAGATACCCTGTCGCCCGAAACAACTGAAAAACGCCAGGGTTTTGTGCATCCGGTTCGTATAAACGGGATTGCTGAAAAAGTAACGCTGGAGTTTATCATCCGCGATTTTATCACAGCGAAGCTGGCTGAATATGAAAATATTTTAAAGGAAAAGCTGGCGGCTACGCTGCAACGCTTTCCCGGCGCCAAAGCCGATTTTGACGTGCGCGAACAATACCGCAATATGAAGGAAGTACTGGTTAAATATCCGCAGGTATCTGCTTATGCAAAAGAAGCCATTGCGCGTGCAGGCGTACCCTTGCTGGAAATGAGCGCCCGGGGCGGTACAGATGGCTCACGCTTATCGTTTATGGGTTTGCCCTGTCCGAATATCTTCACCGGTGAAATGGCTTTTCATGGCAAACACGAATATGTGAGCGTGCAGGATATGCAAAAGAGCGTTGAGACGATCGTACACTTAGCTTGTATCTGGGAGGAAAAAGGCCGATAG
- a CDS encoding CPBP family intramembrane glutamic endopeptidase, whose protein sequence is MTPGVTTPRIKQGWLRAVVLFVAFIIAGALAGMAGGLFTLTSAGGEGFNKSLLNSVTLALFIFELVGIALVIVFRRYIDRQPVKSMGFQWQTFQPEALTGFCLGLALLGAGSLVLLASDNLEWTDAHFAPADLFTGLVLMIVIAFTEEMVFRGYILNNLMESMNKWAALGVSAALFTFAHGSNPGISFIAVINLALAGLLLGINFIYTRNIWFAIFFHFSWNFIQGPVLGYEVSGLPLQSVLQPSLHGPWWITGGSFGLEGSFVATGLLLFALLLLYAAYEKRYVKPVTAS, encoded by the coding sequence ATGACGCCCGGTGTTACCACCCCACGTATTAAACAAGGCTGGCTACGAGCTGTAGTGCTTTTTGTGGCTTTTATTATTGCGGGTGCGCTGGCAGGTATGGCCGGCGGGTTGTTTACGTTAACATCGGCTGGTGGCGAAGGTTTTAATAAATCGCTGCTGAACAGCGTTACCCTGGCCTTATTTATTTTCGAGCTGGTGGGCATTGCCCTGGTCATTGTCTTCCGCCGGTACATCGATCGCCAGCCGGTTAAAAGCATGGGGTTTCAGTGGCAAACTTTTCAACCAGAGGCCCTAACGGGTTTCTGTTTGGGCCTGGCTCTGTTAGGCGCCGGTTCCCTGGTGCTGCTGGCCAGTGACAATCTTGAATGGACCGATGCGCATTTTGCCCCTGCTGATCTTTTTACAGGACTGGTGCTGATGATAGTGATAGCCTTTACAGAAGAAATGGTTTTCAGGGGATACATACTCAACAACCTGATGGAATCGATGAATAAATGGGCTGCACTGGGCGTATCGGCTGCGCTGTTTACTTTTGCTCATGGCAGCAACCCGGGCATTTCATTTATTGCCGTTATTAACCTGGCTTTAGCGGGGCTGCTGCTGGGCATTAACTTCATCTATACCCGCAATATCTGGTTTGCCATTTTTTTTCACTTCAGCTGGAACTTTATACAGGGCCCCGTTTTAGGTTATGAAGTAAGCGGACTGCCTTTACAAAGTGTATTACAACCTTCGTTACACGGTCCCTGGTGGATAACCGGCGGCTCGTTTGGGCTGGAAGGTTCGTTTGTTGCTACGGGTCTTTTGTTATTTGCCCTGCTGCTGTTATATGCTGCGTATGAAAAAAGATATGTAAAGCCAGTAACTGCCAGCTAA
- a CDS encoding FKBP-type peptidyl-prolyl cis-trans isomerase — protein MQQVKSGDTVKVHYHGRLTDGTTFDSSAGREPLQFEVGSGMVIPGFDNGVMGMVVGDKRTINIPVAEAYGPKNPDMIVAFPVTEFPEDMELEVGMRLNMTNSEGHVIPVVVTEIGEENVMLDANHPLAGEDLVFDIELVEIGAAPSRIIMP, from the coding sequence ATGCAACAAGTAAAAAGCGGCGATACTGTAAAAGTTCATTATCATGGCCGTTTAACCGATGGAACAACTTTCGATTCCTCTGCAGGCCGTGAACCGCTGCAATTTGAAGTAGGAAGCGGAATGGTTATTCCTGGTTTCGACAATGGTGTTATGGGAATGGTAGTAGGTGATAAAAGAACCATCAACATCCCGGTTGCCGAAGCTTATGGTCCTAAAAACCCCGATATGATCGTTGCCTTCCCCGTGACCGAGTTTCCTGAAGATATGGAACTGGAAGTAGGCATGCGGTTGAATATGACCAACTCTGAAGGACACGTAATTCCTGTAGTGGTTACCGAAATAGGTGAAGAAAATGTAATGCTGGATGCCAACCATCCTTTGGCCGGTGAAGACCTGGTTTTTGATATTGAACTGGTTGAAATTGGCGCAGCTCCTTCCCGTATTATCATGCCGTAA
- the fmt gene encoding methionyl-tRNA formyltransferase yields MTENTQQSNIIPRIVFMGTPEFAVASLDALVQAGCNIVGVITAPDKPAGRGMKLTESAVKKYAVEKQLHILQPVKLKDPLFLEELKNLHADLQIVVAFRMLPEVVWDMPPMGTINLHGSLLPQYRGAAPINWAVINGEKETGVTTFKLQHEIDTGNILLQDSFPIGDDETAGEVHDKMKEIGARLLVKTVEGLAKGTLIEMPQEADGKRQTADINKELKHAPKIFTETCEIDWKNSINSIYNLIRGLSPYPAAFTRLDAKILKIYKAKKELHNAPKSAGSFETDNKTYLKFAGSDGYIYVTELQLEGKKRMTIEEFLRGYRF; encoded by the coding sequence ATGACAGAAAATACACAACAATCAAATATCATACCCCGCATCGTATTTATGGGCACGCCCGAATTTGCCGTAGCCTCACTCGATGCGCTGGTGCAGGCCGGGTGTAACATTGTAGGGGTAATTACCGCACCCGATAAACCAGCAGGCCGGGGCATGAAATTAACCGAAAGCGCCGTAAAGAAATATGCTGTTGAAAAACAGCTGCACATTCTGCAACCGGTTAAGCTGAAAGACCCATTATTCTTAGAAGAACTAAAGAACCTGCACGCCGATCTGCAGATAGTAGTGGCGTTTCGTATGTTGCCCGAAGTGGTTTGGGACATGCCGCCTATGGGCACCATTAACCTGCATGGCTCGCTGTTGCCACAATACCGCGGTGCGGCGCCCATTAACTGGGCGGTGATAAATGGTGAGAAAGAAACCGGTGTAACCACCTTTAAACTGCAGCACGAAATTGATACCGGCAATATTCTGTTACAGGACAGTTTTCCTATTGGCGATGATGAAACCGCCGGTGAAGTGCATGATAAAATGAAAGAGATCGGGGCACGGTTGCTGGTGAAAACGGTAGAAGGTTTGGCGAAAGGCACGTTAATAGAAATGCCGCAGGAGGCAGACGGCAAACGGCAAACGGCAGACATAAATAAAGAACTAAAGCACGCACCTAAGATCTTCACTGAAACCTGTGAGATTGACTGGAAGAATTCTATAAATTCCATTTATAATCTCATACGAGGCTTATCCCCCTACCCCGCTGCATTTACGCGACTGGATGCGAAAATTCTGAAAATATATAAGGCAAAGAAGGAGCTGCACAATGCCCCTAAAAGCGCCGGTTCATTTGAAACAGACAATAAAACCTATCTTAAGTTCGCCGGTTCCGATGGTTATATTTATGTTACCGAGCTGCAGCTGGAAGGAAAGAAACGAATGACTATTGAAGAGTTTTTGAGAGGATACCGGTTTTAA
- a CDS encoding LysM peptidoglycan-binding domain-containing protein gives MLKFKGVLVIALLVFTQFAWSQSDMTVQGTSPDLYLMHTVQPKETWFAIGRLYNAAPKDIAALSGVTMDKLSIGQELKVPLTAHNFSQDGKKGADEVFVPVYHIVGEKEWMYRISQNHNKIPIESLEKWNSVTNDQLQAGMKLIVGYLKVKTATSPLAANGLKKLIVPAATGGTSTKPATETPVVKTEKPAETKPADTKATETKPADTKAADHKAVEAKKEDLKEEKEEPKKDLGAPPATTPVTNVATTTTEGNYSGYKGGYFKPSYNGSGKSTAGNAGIFRSTSGWKDGKYYALMNNVPVGTIVKITYSSTNKSVFAKVLGQLPDMRESVGLTVRLSDAAAAELGAEMGKFYVDVAY, from the coding sequence ATGTTGAAGTTTAAAGGAGTTTTAGTTATTGCGTTGTTGGTATTTACCCAATTTGCCTGGTCGCAGTCCGACATGACCGTGCAGGGTACTTCGCCTGACCTTTACCTCATGCATACGGTTCAACCCAAAGAAACCTGGTTTGCTATTGGGCGGTTATACAATGCAGCACCCAAGGATATAGCCGCCTTAAGCGGGGTAACCATGGATAAGCTTTCCATTGGCCAGGAGTTAAAAGTGCCGCTTACCGCGCACAACTTTTCGCAGGATGGTAAAAAGGGCGCCGATGAAGTGTTTGTACCGGTTTATCATATTGTGGGCGAGAAAGAATGGATGTACCGCATTAGCCAGAATCATAATAAGATCCCCATTGAATCGCTGGAAAAATGGAACAGTGTTACCAACGACCAGTTACAGGCTGGCATGAAGCTGATAGTTGGTTACCTGAAGGTAAAAACAGCTACTTCGCCACTGGCCGCCAACGGGCTTAAAAAACTGATAGTGCCGGCTGCAACAGGTGGCACCAGTACCAAACCGGCTACCGAAACACCGGTGGTAAAAACAGAAAAGCCAGCCGAAACAAAACCAGCCGATACAAAAGCCACGGAAACAAAGCCTGCCGATACAAAGGCAGCAGATCATAAAGCGGTTGAAGCCAAAAAAGAAGACCTGAAAGAAGAGAAAGAAGAACCCAAAAAAGACCTGGGCGCACCGCCGGCAACCACTCCTGTTACCAATGTTGCCACTACCACTACTGAAGGCAATTATTCCGGCTATAAAGGTGGTTATTTCAAACCATCATACAATGGCAGCGGAAAATCAACCGCAGGTAATGCAGGCATTTTCAGAAGCACCAGCGGCTGGAAAGATGGTAAATATTATGCGCTCATGAACAATGTACCGGTGGGTACCATAGTGAAGATCACTTATAGCTCTACCAATAAATCGGTTTTTGCCAAAGTACTGGGACAATTACCCGATATGCGTGAAAGTGTTGGATTAACCGTTCGCCTCAGCGATGCCGCTGCGGCTGAATTAGGGGCTGAGATGGGGAAGTTTTATGTGGATGTAGCTTATTAA
- a CDS encoding methyltransferase RsmF C-terminal domain-like protein, which translates to MQLPQQLLDSLTGVAGFDREAFIRVHESGEQVTSVRINSAKASIDNRQPAIEQFLSPRSAKISWSSNGYYLPERPAFIFDPLIHAGAYYVQEASSMFVEQALTQTTDVSQPLRVLDLCAAPGGKSTLLQSLISADSLLVSNEVIKSRAAILEENSVKWGGANVIVTNADPTAFEKLPNFFDVVVIDAPCSGSGLFRRDREAIGEWSEQNVDLCYQRQQRILSAVLPSLKEGGVLIYSTCSYSKEEDEHIADWLMDTFSVGSLPLATEASWGIVETQSDKHRAYGYRFFPYKVRGEGFFISCFRKQEGGNSVVKPPKKSLLQKASKNETVIIQPWLLAGAPVQLWKQKEEILAFPQQLEKELLTIVDNVYVRRAGIAIGKIAGNDLVPDHALALSNIINPATVAVTLKREEALQYLRREEVSLSIGQKGWTLVQFEHYNVGWIKVLPNRINNYYPQGWRILKRGTADSANENS; encoded by the coding sequence GTGCAACTTCCTCAACAACTTCTTGATTCACTAACCGGTGTCGCAGGCTTCGATAGAGAGGCGTTCATCCGGGTGCATGAAAGCGGCGAACAGGTTACCTCGGTAAGAATAAATAGCGCCAAAGCGTCAATTGACAACAGGCAACCGGCAATTGAACAGTTTTTATCGCCCCGGTCTGCAAAGATTTCCTGGTCGTCTAATGGTTATTATTTGCCCGAGCGGCCGGCCTTTATTTTCGATCCATTGATCCATGCGGGTGCGTATTATGTACAGGAGGCATCGAGCATGTTTGTAGAGCAGGCGCTTACTCAAACAACCGATGTAAGCCAGCCCCTGCGTGTGTTGGACCTGTGCGCTGCGCCGGGTGGTAAATCAACCTTGCTGCAATCGCTTATCAGCGCGGATAGTTTACTGGTGAGCAATGAGGTGATAAAATCAAGAGCGGCCATCCTGGAAGAGAACAGCGTAAAATGGGGCGGGGCGAATGTAATTGTAACCAATGCCGACCCTACCGCTTTTGAAAAGCTGCCCAATTTCTTTGATGTGGTTGTAATAGATGCACCCTGTTCGGGCTCGGGCCTGTTCAGGCGGGACCGGGAAGCCATCGGGGAGTGGAGCGAACAGAATGTAGACCTGTGTTATCAACGCCAGCAACGCATTCTATCGGCCGTTTTACCTTCCCTGAAGGAAGGCGGTGTGCTGATCTATTCCACCTGTTCGTATTCAAAAGAGGAAGATGAACACATTGCCGACTGGCTGATGGATACCTTCAGCGTAGGCAGTTTGCCGTTGGCAACGGAGGCGTCGTGGGGTATTGTTGAAACGCAATCAGACAAACACCGCGCGTACGGATACCGGTTCTTCCCATATAAAGTAAGGGGCGAAGGCTTTTTTATCAGCTGTTTTCGCAAGCAGGAAGGCGGCAACAGTGTAGTGAAGCCCCCGAAGAAATCATTGCTGCAAAAGGCTTCTAAAAACGAAACAGTCATTATTCAGCCCTGGCTGCTGGCTGGCGCACCGGTACAATTATGGAAGCAGAAAGAAGAGATCCTGGCTTTTCCGCAACAACTGGAAAAAGAACTGCTTACTATTGTGGATAATGTGTATGTTAGAAGAGCTGGCATAGCAATTGGTAAGATAGCCGGCAATGACCTGGTTCCCGATCATGCCCTGGCACTAAGCAACATTATTAACCCCGCAACTGTTGCAGTAACGTTAAAAAGGGAAGAAGCGTTGCAATATTTGCGGCGGGAAGAAGTTAGCTTATCTATAGGCCAAAAAGGGTGGACTTTAGTACAGTTTGAGCATTATAATGTAGGCTGGATAAAGGTGTTGCCAAACCGGATCAATAATTATTATCCCCAGGGTTGGCGGATACTGAAAAGGGGCACTGCCGATAGTGCAAATGAAAACAGCTAA
- a CDS encoding toxin-antitoxin system YwqK family antitoxin produces the protein MNPKSAFLAAVVLFVTCQVSKAQDNSFQKVDDSAVSKPKSQLTYEYQYMNDDHSEGVEKSFLFGKLKTEIHFKEKGKFQAAQSYDTKTGRLIKTDTIVNFNKLVGTTTTYYPNGKPKEMEHRDDSSAVDWYSAFFEGGGRRIIIHYKNGKRDGNTTEYNPNGTVKETGNYTNDKREGTFKFFDVRGQLITSRKFKADKVVK, from the coding sequence ATGAACCCAAAAAGTGCTTTCCTCGCTGCTGTTGTTTTATTCGTTACCTGTCAGGTCAGCAAAGCCCAGGATAATTCATTCCAGAAAGTAGATGATTCCGCCGTGTCGAAGCCAAAAAGCCAACTTACCTACGAGTACCAGTACATGAATGACGATCATTCGGAAGGGGTTGAGAAATCATTCCTGTTCGGAAAACTGAAAACAGAGATCCATTTTAAAGAAAAAGGTAAATTTCAGGCTGCCCAGTCATACGATACAAAAACCGGCCGTTTAATAAAAACCGATACCATTGTTAACTTCAATAAGCTGGTAGGTACTACCACAACCTATTATCCCAATGGTAAACCCAAGGAAATGGAACACCGCGATGATAGTAGCGCCGTTGATTGGTACAGCGCCTTTTTTGAAGGTGGTGGCAGAAGGATCATCATCCATTACAAAAACGGAAAAAGAGATGGTAACACTACGGAATATAACCCAAATGGCACTGTGAAAGAAACCGGAAACTACACCAACGATAAACGCGAAGGCACCTTCAAGTTTTTTGACGTACGTGGCCAGTTGATTACCTCCAGAAAGTTCAAAGCCGATAAAGTAGTAAAATAA